A stretch of Mucilaginibacter terrae DNA encodes these proteins:
- a CDS encoding DUF2130 domain-containing protein, giving the protein MATEVKCPNCSHSFPIEEVMTEEYKKQLRNKMQQYTQQKEDEYKKKDEEYAIKQRQQQQQFEQRLVEEKRELQQDMEQTLRRTIQADMENQMHMLENSLKEQDEKLRASRQKELEFLQKEQGLKQREEELELVTERKLQEQREALAEQIRKQEAEKFSLRDNEYQFKVKELEKQLDDQKKLAEEMKRKAEQGSMQLQGEVQELMLEEQLRSYFPFDMVSEVGKGIRGADCIQTVRNQFGQECGKIIYESKRTKEFGGDWIEKLKKDMRAMGADIAVIVTQCYPKDMECFGEKDGVWICSFSEVKAVSYVLRQGVMKTSAIIKAQEGKGDKMHLLYDYLTSSEFNEQWKALREGFGSMRLSIQREREAMEKLWKVREKQLEKVLLSAVHIQGSIEGIAGSENIQLSLTDDDDTLMLG; this is encoded by the coding sequence ATGGCCACAGAAGTAAAATGTCCTAATTGCAGTCACAGCTTTCCAATTGAGGAGGTAATGACCGAGGAGTATAAAAAGCAGCTTCGTAACAAAATGCAGCAGTATACCCAGCAAAAGGAAGATGAGTATAAGAAAAAGGATGAGGAGTACGCCATTAAGCAGCGCCAGCAGCAACAGCAGTTTGAGCAACGTTTGGTAGAAGAAAAGCGCGAATTGCAACAGGATATGGAGCAAACGCTTCGCCGTACCATTCAGGCCGATATGGAAAACCAAATGCACATGCTCGAAAACTCCCTGAAGGAGCAGGACGAAAAGCTGCGTGCATCGCGCCAAAAAGAGCTGGAATTTTTACAAAAAGAGCAAGGCTTAAAACAGCGCGAAGAAGAACTGGAACTGGTGACCGAGCGTAAATTACAGGAACAGCGAGAAGCCCTGGCCGAGCAGATACGCAAGCAGGAAGCCGAAAAATTCTCCCTGCGCGATAACGAATACCAGTTTAAGGTAAAAGAATTGGAAAAGCAACTGGACGACCAAAAAAAGCTGGCCGAAGAAATGAAGCGCAAAGCCGAGCAAGGCTCGATGCAGTTGCAGGGCGAAGTGCAGGAGCTGATGCTGGAAGAACAGCTACGCAGTTACTTTCCGTTTGATATGGTGAGCGAGGTGGGCAAAGGTATACGCGGGGCCGATTGTATACAAACCGTGCGCAACCAGTTTGGGCAGGAATGCGGCAAAATCATCTATGAAAGCAAACGCACCAAAGAGTTTGGCGGCGACTGGATAGAGAAGCTAAAAAAAGATATGCGCGCCATGGGTGCCGATATTGCCGTTATTGTTACCCAATGCTACCCTAAGGATATGGAATGCTTTGGCGAGAAAGACGGCGTTTGGATATGTTCGTTCAGCGAGGTAAAGGCGGTATCGTACGTGTTACGCCAGGGCGTAATGAAAACTTCGGCCATTATAAAGGCACAGGAGGGTAAAGGCGATAAAATGCACCTGCTGTACGATTACCTCACCAGCAGCGAATTTAACGAGCAATGGAAAGCCCTGCGCGAGGGTTTTGGCAGTATGCGCCTGTCTATTCAGCGTGAGCGCGAAGCCATGGAAAAACTATGGAAGGTGCGCGAAAAGCAACTGGAAAAAGTATTATTAAGCGCGGTACACATACAGGGCTCCATTGAGGGTATTGCCGGTAGCGAGAACATACAATTGAGCCTTACCGATGACGATGATACATTGATGTTGGGATAA
- a CDS encoding TIGR00266 family protein, whose amino-acid sequence MQNHEIDYRIFGEEMQYVEVELDPSETAIAESGAFMMMDEGIQMQTIFGDGSQQQGGGLMGKLFSAGKRLLVGESLFMTAFTNIGHGKKRVSFASPYPGKIIPLNLSQLGGSVICQKDAFLCAAKGVAINIEFQRKLGTGLFGGEGFIMERLQGDGMAFMHAGGHVFERTLQPGELIKIDTGCLVGYTSGVNFDIEFIGGIRNKIFGGEGIFFATLRGPGKVWIQTLPVSRLASRILSYGVGARKEEGSILGGLGNLLDGD is encoded by the coding sequence ATGCAAAACCACGAAATTGACTACCGCATTTTTGGCGAAGAAATGCAATACGTAGAAGTTGAGCTCGACCCGAGCGAAACCGCCATTGCCGAATCGGGCGCGTTTATGATGATGGACGAAGGCATACAAATGCAAACCATTTTTGGCGATGGCAGCCAGCAGCAAGGTGGCGGCTTAATGGGCAAACTGTTTAGTGCCGGTAAACGCTTACTGGTTGGCGAAAGTTTGTTCATGACCGCGTTTACCAACATCGGGCATGGTAAAAAACGCGTGAGCTTTGCATCTCCTTATCCGGGTAAAATTATCCCTTTAAATTTATCGCAATTAGGCGGATCGGTTATTTGCCAAAAGGATGCCTTTTTATGCGCGGCCAAGGGAGTAGCTATCAATATCGAGTTTCAGCGTAAACTGGGCACCGGCTTGTTTGGCGGCGAGGGTTTTATTATGGAACGTTTGCAAGGCGATGGTATGGCCTTTATGCATGCAGGCGGCCACGTGTTTGAACGCACTTTGCAACCCGGCGAACTCATTAAAATTGATACCGGTTGTTTGGTAGGCTACACCAGCGGCGTAAATTTTGATATTGAATTTATTGGCGGTATACGCAACAAAATATTTGGTGGTGAGGGTATATTTTTTGCAACCCTGCGTGGCCCGGGTAAAGTGTGGATACAAACCCTGCCGGTTAGCCGTTTGGCCAGCCGTATACTCAGTTATGGCGTTGGTGCACGTAAAGAGGAGGGCAGTATTTTAGGAGGATTGGGTAATTTGCTTGATGGGGATTAA
- a CDS encoding RNA polymerase sigma factor has protein sequence MSLNIEQTRNLSNNEVLITRALYYRYSSWLLGYLIELVKDKDIAEQYLVDIFKEVPKHLEDFDGPDTLRWKNLRKLAQSKLRGVRVRNTNKDIMSSERIKFDGFVSNLTIEQQIVFCGVYYYQKSTSTLAQELNIADTDVKRLLKEAFTMIKNG, from the coding sequence GTGAGTTTAAATATTGAACAAACCCGGAACCTGAGTAACAATGAGGTTTTAATAACAAGGGCGCTGTATTACCGTTACAGTAGCTGGTTATTGGGATATTTAATTGAATTGGTGAAGGACAAGGATATTGCCGAGCAATATTTGGTTGATATTTTTAAAGAAGTACCCAAACACCTGGAAGATTTTGACGGGCCAGATACCCTGAGATGGAAAAATTTACGAAAACTGGCCCAAAGCAAACTACGTGGAGTGCGTGTGCGCAATACTAACAAAGATATAATGTCGAGCGAACGCATAAAGTTTGACGGCTTTGTGAGCAATTTAACTATTGAGCAACAAATTGTGTTTTGCGGTGTTTATTATTATCAAAAATCAACTTCAACCCTTGCGCAGGAATTGAATATAGCCGATACCGACGTGAAAAGACTATTAAAAGAAGCTTTTACAATGATTAAAAATGGATAA
- a CDS encoding SPFH domain-containing protein, whose translation MENLFLSMWWVLPVIAALVMYKFVLQVFFGMIIVPDNRIGLVVKKFALFGADQRLPDGRIIATRGEAGMQAKPLAPGLYWRLWPWQYSITMEPFTIIEQDKLGLVKAKDGAPLDTGRVLGRPVECDKFQDAQTFLDTGGQKGPQAAFLTPGSYRINTFLFEIEKVPITQVHENKVGIITTLDGEPLEKGEIAGGSVNGHRNFQDPMAFIHAGGKKGLQEDVILAGTYYLNPWFAILEQVEMMHIPIGYVGVVNSFVGPEGKDTSGDNFKHGNIVHKGQKGVWEDPLDPGKHPVNIYTHSVEVVPTTNTVLNWANSRSEAHELDKNLSTINVRSFDGFTFNLDVSQIIHIPRNEAPKVIARFGKMKNLISQVLEPTIANYFRNAAQKSDVIGFLTNRSQRQDDAKGHISQVLADYNVVGVDTLIGDIKPPEALMKTMTDRKLAEEERHTYEVQRSAQLERKEFESAKAGADMQPEVVKSTRQVEINTQMAAAKVAGAKGDAESRVINAKADAENRTINARADAEAKTIIAKADASATELNGAADAGKIKAIGLAEAEVTKQKTEAMGTEQYAIVRVAEALASNGVKLVPEILVNGKDGGNGGMIDALIGSEMLKKLQKENEG comes from the coding sequence ATGGAAAATTTATTCCTTTCTATGTGGTGGGTGCTGCCCGTTATTGCAGCCCTTGTTATGTACAAATTTGTACTTCAGGTATTTTTTGGGATGATCATAGTACCCGATAACCGGATTGGGTTGGTGGTTAAAAAATTTGCCCTCTTTGGTGCTGATCAGCGCCTGCCCGATGGCCGCATTATTGCCACCCGCGGCGAAGCTGGTATGCAAGCCAAGCCACTTGCCCCCGGTTTGTACTGGCGCTTATGGCCGTGGCAGTACAGCATTACCATGGAGCCCTTTACCATTATTGAGCAGGATAAGCTGGGACTGGTAAAGGCCAAAGACGGCGCACCGCTTGATACCGGCCGTGTGCTTGGCCGCCCGGTGGAGTGCGACAAGTTTCAGGATGCGCAAACGTTTTTAGATACCGGTGGACAAAAAGGTCCGCAGGCTGCATTTTTAACGCCGGGCAGTTACCGTATTAACACCTTTTTGTTTGAGATAGAAAAAGTGCCTATTACCCAGGTACACGAAAACAAGGTGGGCATTATTACCACTTTAGACGGAGAGCCTTTGGAAAAAGGCGAAATAGCAGGCGGTTCGGTTAATGGTCACCGCAACTTTCAGGACCCCATGGCCTTTATACATGCCGGCGGCAAAAAAGGCTTGCAGGAAGATGTAATACTGGCCGGTACTTACTACCTCAACCCCTGGTTTGCTATTTTAGAACAGGTGGAGATGATGCATATTCCCATTGGCTACGTGGGCGTGGTAAACTCCTTTGTTGGCCCCGAAGGTAAAGACACCAGCGGCGATAACTTTAAACATGGCAACATAGTGCACAAGGGCCAAAAAGGTGTGTGGGAAGATCCACTCGACCCTGGTAAGCACCCGGTAAATATTTATACCCACAGTGTGGAAGTAGTGCCAACTACCAATACCGTACTCAACTGGGCTAACAGCCGCAGTGAGGCGCATGAACTGGATAAGAACCTAAGCACCATTAACGTGCGCTCTTTCGATGGCTTTACGTTTAACCTGGATGTATCGCAGATCATCCATATACCGCGCAACGAAGCCCCAAAGGTGATAGCCCGTTTTGGTAAAATGAAAAACCTCATATCGCAGGTACTGGAGCCTACCATTGCCAACTATTTCCGCAACGCGGCGCAAAAGAGTGATGTGATAGGCTTTTTAACCAACCGTTCGCAACGTCAGGACGATGCCAAGGGCCACATTAGCCAGGTGCTGGCTGATTACAACGTGGTGGGTGTGGACACCCTTATAGGCGACATAAAGCCGCCCGAAGCCCTCATGAAAACCATGACCGACCGTAAACTGGCCGAAGAGGAACGCCATACCTACGAGGTGCAGCGCAGCGCCCAATTGGAACGTAAGGAGTTTGAAAGCGCCAAAGCCGGTGCCGACATGCAGCCCGAGGTGGTAAAATCAACCCGCCAGGTGGAAATCAACACCCAGATGGCCGCCGCCAAGGTTGCAGGCGCCAAAGGTGATGCCGAATCGCGCGTGATAAATGCCAAGGCCGATGCCGAGAACCGCACCATTAACGCCCGCGCCGATGCTGAAGCTAAAACCATCATAGCCAAAGCCGATGCCAGCGCCACCGAATTGAACGGTGCTGCCGATGCCGGCAAAATTAAAGCAATAGGTTTGGCCGAAGCCGAGGTAACCAAGCAAAAAACCGAAGCCATGGGTACCGAGCAGTACGCCATAGTGCGCGTAGCCGAGGCATTAGCCAGCAACGGTGTTAAACTTGTTCCTGAAATATTGGTGAACGGCAAAGACGGTGGTAATGGCGGTATGATTGATGCTTTAATAGGTAGCGAAATGCTGAAGAAGTTGCAGAAAGAGAATGAAGGATAG
- the gpmI gene encoding 2,3-bisphosphoglycerate-independent phosphoglycerate mutase yields the protein MENKKVALLILDGWGYGRHDQSNAIYMANTPFFDEMLQKYPNAKLVTSGMDVGLPDGQMGNSEVGHMNLGAGRVVYQELGRIHKACEDQEFSVNSVVVNAFEYAKQNNKDVHFIGLLSDGGVHAHTRHVKGLCDAATKFGLQKVYVHAFLDGRDTDPNSGIGYITDFELSIAEQPVKLASAIGRYYAMDRDNRWERVKLAYDLMVNATGTPATNLVDAIKESYRDGVTDEFVKPIVMVDGEGKPVAQIKDGDVVICFNFRTDRGREITQALSQKDFPEQNMHALNLHYVTMTTYDETFKNVNVIFTKDDLTQTLGEVLQDAGKNQIRIAETEKYPHVTFFFSGGREREFENEKRIMIPSPKVATYDLQPEMSAEGIRDAILPELQSGWADFICLNFANTDMVGHTGVFEAVVKAAETVDSCVKTLVETGTRNGYSFIIIADHGNADYMINDDGSPNTAHTTNLVPCILIDNDYKQIADGKLGDIAPTVLKMLGVAIPEAMTGNVLV from the coding sequence GTGGAAAACAAAAAAGTAGCCTTACTAATTCTTGATGGCTGGGGTTACGGCCGTCACGATCAATCGAACGCCATTTATATGGCCAATACGCCGTTTTTTGATGAGATGCTGCAAAAGTATCCTAACGCCAAACTCGTTACTTCGGGTATGGATGTGGGTTTGCCCGATGGGCAGATGGGCAACTCGGAAGTGGGTCACATGAACCTGGGCGCAGGCCGCGTGGTTTACCAGGAGCTGGGCCGCATACACAAAGCTTGCGAAGACCAGGAGTTTTCAGTTAACAGCGTAGTAGTTAATGCTTTTGAGTATGCCAAACAAAACAATAAAGATGTACACTTTATAGGCTTACTGTCTGATGGAGGCGTACACGCACATACCCGCCACGTAAAAGGCCTTTGCGATGCAGCAACTAAATTTGGCTTGCAAAAAGTATATGTACACGCCTTTTTAGATGGCCGTGATACCGACCCTAATTCGGGCATTGGGTATATAACTGATTTCGAACTGTCGATAGCCGAGCAACCGGTTAAACTGGCATCAGCCATTGGTCGTTATTATGCTATGGACCGCGATAACCGTTGGGAACGCGTTAAACTGGCTTACGACCTGATGGTAAATGCTACTGGCACGCCTGCCACTAACCTGGTAGACGCTATTAAAGAATCGTACAGAGATGGTGTTACCGATGAGTTTGTGAAACCCATCGTGATGGTTGACGGCGAAGGTAAACCTGTTGCCCAGATAAAAGACGGCGACGTGGTGATCTGCTTTAACTTCCGTACCGATCGTGGCCGCGAAATTACACAGGCTTTGAGCCAAAAGGATTTCCCGGAGCAAAACATGCATGCACTCAACCTGCACTATGTTACCATGACCACTTACGACGAAACGTTTAAAAACGTGAACGTAATTTTCACCAAGGATGATTTAACCCAAACCCTGGGTGAGGTATTGCAGGATGCCGGTAAAAACCAGATCCGTATTGCCGAAACCGAGAAATATCCACACGTTACTTTCTTCTTTTCGGGAGGTCGTGAGCGCGAGTTTGAAAATGAGAAGCGCATTATGATCCCATCGCCTAAGGTGGCTACTTATGATTTGCAACCCGAAATGAGCGCCGAGGGTATACGCGATGCTATTTTACCTGAACTGCAAAGTGGCTGGGCCGATTTTATATGCCTTAACTTTGCTAATACCGATATGGTTGGCCACACCGGCGTTTTTGAAGCCGTAGTTAAAGCCGCCGAAACCGTTGACAGCTGCGTAAAAACACTGGTTGAAACCGGCACCCGAAACGGCTATTCGTTCATCATCATTGCCGACCACGGTAACGCCGATTACATGATAAACGACGACGGCTCGCCAAATACTGCTCACACCACTAACCTGGTGCCTTGTATTTTAATAGATAACGACTATAAACAAATAGCCGACGGTAAACTGGGCGATATTGCCCCAACCGTTTTAAAGATGCTGGGTGTTGCTATACCCGAGGCCATGACCGGCAATGTATTGGTGTAA
- the nadC gene encoding carboxylating nicotinate-nucleotide diphosphorylase: MDKQLVDDFINRALAEDVGDGDHTSIATIPDGTQGKARLLVKDTGVLAGVELAQEIFYIVNPDLKVTVFINDGAEIKPKDVVLEVEGSVHCILRAERLVLNCMQRMSAIATKTRHITDLLKGTDTKVLDTRKTTPGFRYLEKWAVQIGGGVNHRFGLYDMILIKDNHVDYSGGIREALYNTHEYLKAENKKLPIEIEVRNLDELEQVLEVGGIDRIMLDNFSIPDLREAVNIVSGRYATEASGGITEDNIRDYAACGVDYISVGALTHSVKSLDLSLKAVKQ, encoded by the coding sequence TTGGACAAACAACTTGTTGATGATTTTATAAATCGCGCGTTGGCCGAGGATGTTGGCGACGGCGACCACACTTCGATAGCCACCATACCAGATGGCACGCAGGGTAAAGCCCGTTTATTGGTGAAAGATACCGGCGTATTGGCCGGCGTTGAACTGGCCCAGGAGATATTTTATATTGTAAACCCAGATTTAAAGGTAACCGTGTTTATAAACGATGGTGCCGAAATTAAACCCAAAGACGTAGTGCTGGAGGTGGAGGGCAGTGTACATTGTATTTTACGTGCCGAACGTTTGGTGCTTAACTGCATGCAACGCATGAGCGCTATTGCCACCAAAACCCGCCACATAACCGATTTGCTTAAAGGTACCGATACCAAAGTATTAGACACCCGCAAAACTACTCCGGGCTTCCGTTACCTCGAAAAATGGGCTGTGCAAATAGGCGGGGGCGTGAATCATCGTTTTGGTTTGTATGATATGATCTTGATCAAGGATAATCATGTAGACTATTCGGGCGGCATACGCGAAGCCTTGTATAATACACATGAATACCTGAAAGCTGAAAACAAAAAACTCCCCATTGAAATTGAGGTGCGTAACCTCGACGAACTGGAGCAAGTACTTGAAGTAGGTGGCATTGATCGTATCATGCTCGATAATTTCAGCATACCCGATTTGAGGGAAGCTGTAAATATTGTATCGGGGCGTTACGCTACCGAGGCATCGGGTGGTATTACCGAAGATAACATACGCGATTATGCTGCTTGCGGGGTCGACTATATATCGGTAGGCGCTTTAACCCATTCAGTTAAGAGTTTGGACTTGAGTTTAAAGGCTGTAAAGCAGTAA
- the plsY gene encoding glycerol-3-phosphate 1-O-acyltransferase PlsY — MVTVYSVLVLILAYMFGSIPTAVWIGQAFYGIDVREYGSGNAGATNTFRVLGKQAGIPVMLIDILKGWTATNLAYLLGVTAIGHHDSIAFINYQLALGIAAVMGHLFPVFAGFRGGKGVATLFGMVLAINLHAALLCVLVFIVVLLVTKYVSLSSIIGGFTYLAGVTVIFPVYIKSVVIYSMCICILILVTHQKNIERLLKGKESKVNLFKSKVA, encoded by the coding sequence ATGGTAACAGTTTACTCCGTTTTAGTGCTCATACTGGCCTATATGTTTGGCTCTATACCAACCGCGGTATGGATAGGCCAGGCTTTTTACGGAATAGATGTAAGAGAGTACGGTAGCGGCAACGCCGGTGCCACCAATACCTTCAGGGTGTTGGGCAAGCAGGCCGGTATACCGGTTATGCTTATTGATATTTTAAAAGGGTGGACGGCCACCAACCTTGCTTACCTGTTAGGTGTAACGGCCATAGGACATCATGATTCCATAGCATTTATTAACTACCAGTTGGCCTTAGGCATTGCTGCCGTAATGGGGCATTTGTTCCCGGTGTTTGCAGGTTTTAGGGGTGGAAAAGGTGTGGCCACATTGTTTGGAATGGTTTTGGCTATAAACCTGCACGCCGCCTTGCTTTGTGTGTTGGTTTTTATTGTGGTGTTGCTGGTAACCAAATATGTGTCGCTCAGTTCAATTATAGGAGGTTTTACCTATTTGGCAGGAGTAACGGTCATATTTCCGGTGTATATAAAATCGGTCGTTATATACAGTATGTGTATATGTATACTGATACTGGTAACCCATCAAAAAAATATTGAGCGGTTGTTGAAAGGCAAGGAGTCGAAGGTAAACCTTTTTAAAAGTAAAGTAGCTTAA
- a CDS encoding M48 family metallopeptidase, translating into MKISKPILAIIAAIVFFSCSTVPLTGRKQFLAVNDSEINQSAAASYQQLLSDPKTKVITGSADAQRVKRVGNQLAAAIQQYLSQNGYGDQYKFNWEFNLIQSNEINAWCMPGGKVAVYSGILPITQDDAGLATVMGHEIGHAIAKHSAERISQEYVAQGLGAAVGVASNTSNSAGLKIVNALYGTGSQLALLHYSRSQETEADRLGLTFMAMAGYNPNAAVGFWQRMSAKAGGNAPPEFLSTHPSDASRIREIQNRIPEAMKYYKGK; encoded by the coding sequence ATGAAAATTTCAAAACCTATTTTGGCCATTATTGCGGCCATTGTGTTCTTCTCGTGTTCTACTGTCCCGCTAACCGGGCGTAAACAATTTTTAGCCGTAAACGATTCCGAGATCAACCAGTCGGCCGCGGCCAGTTATCAGCAGTTACTGTCTGATCCTAAAACCAAGGTAATTACCGGTAGTGCCGATGCACAACGCGTAAAACGTGTAGGTAATCAATTAGCGGCTGCCATACAACAGTACCTCAGCCAAAATGGTTACGGCGATCAGTACAAATTCAACTGGGAATTCAACCTCATTCAAAGCAACGAAATTAATGCTTGGTGTATGCCCGGCGGTAAAGTAGCTGTGTATAGCGGCATATTGCCTATTACCCAGGACGATGCCGGTTTGGCAACCGTTATGGGTCACGAAATTGGCCATGCCATTGCCAAGCATTCGGCCGAGCGTATTTCGCAGGAATATGTGGCACAGGGTTTAGGTGCTGCCGTAGGTGTGGCATCAAACACATCAAATTCAGCCGGTTTAAAAATTGTGAATGCCCTGTATGGTACAGGTAGCCAACTGGCGCTATTACATTACAGCCGTTCGCAAGAAACTGAGGCCGACCGCCTGGGCTTAACTTTTATGGCTATGGCAGGCTACAATCCTAACGCAGCTGTTGGTTTCTGGCAACGCATGTCGGCCAAAGCAGGTGGTAATGCTCCACCTGAGTTTTTAAGCACCCACCCTTCGGATGCGTCCCGTATACGCGAGATACAAAACCGCATCCCCGAAGCAATGAAATATTATAAAGGCAAGTAA
- a CDS encoding YqjF family protein gives MSIKFLSAEWRNLLMLNYEVDPNVLKPYLPAYTELDLWEGKALVSMVGFMFMNTSVMGVKWPGHVNFEEVNLRFYVRYFNGTEWKRGAVFISEIVPKRIIPIVANNLYNEHYKAMPMRHSVIPTADGRTEYNYEWKLNGRWNKLGAMVNNPFVPIEPGSPEEFIFEHYWGYNLISPTTTLEYAVEHIPWEVGLVSNPVFDADIAALYGKEFEPYLSKEPLSAFFAKGSDVAVRVAQRIKKAAL, from the coding sequence ATGTCAATCAAATTCCTAAGTGCCGAATGGCGCAACCTGCTCATGCTTAATTACGAGGTTGACCCGAATGTGCTGAAACCTTACCTGCCCGCCTATACCGAGCTGGACTTATGGGAGGGCAAGGCATTGGTGAGTATGGTTGGGTTTATGTTTATGAATACCAGTGTTATGGGCGTAAAATGGCCGGGACATGTAAACTTTGAAGAGGTTAACCTGCGTTTTTATGTTCGATACTTTAATGGTACCGAATGGAAGCGCGGTGCGGTATTCATTAGCGAAATTGTGCCTAAACGCATTATTCCCATCGTAGCTAATAACCTGTATAACGAACATTACAAAGCCATGCCCATGCGGCATTCGGTTATACCAACGGCCGATGGACGAACTGAATATAATTACGAATGGAAATTGAATGGCCGCTGGAATAAATTGGGCGCCATGGTAAACAATCCCTTTGTACCTATTGAACCCGGCAGCCCCGAAGAGTTTATATTTGAACATTACTGGGGATATAACCTCATCAGTCCAACCACTACATTGGAGTACGCCGTAGAGCATATTCCGTGGGAGGTGGGGTTAGTAAGCAACCCTGTTTTCGATGCTGATATTGCCGCGCTGTACGGCAAGGAGTTTGAACCCTATTTAAGCAAGGAACCACTATCGGCCTTTTTTGCAAAAGGATCTGATGTTGCAGTGCGGGTAGCGCAGCGGATCAAGAAGGCGGCTTTGTGA
- a CDS encoding DNA/RNA non-specific endonuclease codes for MQNLVKACFIAALTLLVACNSPNNNQQQSPQYPGEQKVKTVEIAEDFESVTKPSYAAAQVKLKSGLWYFEDALIAGSNKDAKEGSQSVRIKGKGLLRMEFDLDGASKVTIKQAAYAGNKTSGWQLKMSVDGGKTYTQVGAGMVANKEELQTVTFIVNHKGPVRFEISKTSGGNNRINIDDFTVYSFNPSAPPGTSTQTDTTAITDSAVAGDNTNLLLGNPSNATTSTDNADNYLMEKPYYTLSYNHSRGTPNWVSWYVGKEWLGRTRRSNDFRSDESLPKDWYRVQSFSYQGSGFERGHNCPSADRASSTKANSETFLMTNMIPQAPANNQHTWGNLEGYERMLVNQGNEVYVVMGSYGIGGYGTSGFHKTIDKGRLTVPAYIWKVIVVLPNGNNDLARVNAATRLIAVITPNNNGIDPNWTKYICTVRDIEKATGYDLLSKLPKQIQDVIEARKDKGVSADDGYIMRI; via the coding sequence ATGCAGAACCTCGTTAAAGCCTGTTTTATTGCTGCACTTACTTTATTAGTAGCTTGTAACAGTCCAAATAATAATCAACAGCAATCACCCCAATATCCCGGCGAGCAAAAGGTTAAAACTGTCGAAATAGCAGAAGATTTTGAAAGCGTTACCAAGCCCTCATATGCAGCGGCACAAGTTAAACTCAAAAGTGGTTTGTGGTATTTTGAGGACGCATTGATTGCCGGTTCAAACAAAGATGCGAAGGAGGGAAGCCAATCGGTACGTATTAAAGGTAAAGGCTTATTGCGCATGGAGTTTGATTTGGATGGGGCTTCTAAAGTAACCATTAAACAAGCTGCTTATGCCGGTAATAAAACATCAGGCTGGCAGCTTAAAATGTCTGTTGATGGCGGTAAAACTTACACGCAGGTAGGGGCGGGTATGGTAGCCAATAAGGAGGAGTTACAAACGGTGACTTTCATTGTCAATCATAAAGGACCGGTTCGTTTTGAAATAAGTAAAACTTCAGGCGGCAATAACCGCATTAATATTGACGATTTTACGGTGTACAGCTTTAACCCCAGCGCTCCACCCGGCACCTCTACCCAAACAGATACAACTGCTATAACCGATAGTGCCGTTGCAGGCGATAATACCAACCTCCTTTTAGGCAACCCAAGCAATGCCACTACAAGCACAGACAATGCCGATAATTATTTAATGGAGAAGCCTTACTACACCCTCAGCTACAACCACAGCCGGGGTACGCCTAACTGGGTAAGCTGGTATGTGGGCAAAGAGTGGCTTGGTCGTACACGCCGTAGTAATGATTTCAGGTCGGATGAAAGCCTGCCCAAAGATTGGTACCGCGTGCAAAGCTTCAGTTACCAGGGAAGTGGATTTGAGCGCGGTCACAATTGCCCATCGGCCGATAGGGCAAGCTCAACCAAGGCCAACTCTGAAACTTTTTTAATGACCAATATGATACCGCAGGCTCCGGCCAATAATCAGCACACCTGGGGTAACCTCGAAGGCTATGAGCGTATGCTGGTTAACCAGGGCAATGAAGTGTATGTTGTTATGGGAAGTTATGGCATTGGCGGTTATGGTACCAGCGGTTTTCATAAAACTATTGATAAAGGACGGTTAACTGTACCTGCCTACATATGGAAGGTGATTGTAGTATTGCCCAACGGTAACAATGATTTGGCAAGAGTTAATGCAGCTACACGTTTAATTGCCGTAATTACGCCCAACAATAATGGCATAGACCCAAATTGGACAAAATATATTTGCACGGTACGCGATATTGAGAAAGCCACAGGTTATGATCTGCTATCCAAATTACCAAAGCAAATACAGGATGTAATAGAGGCTCGTAAGGACAAAGGTGTATCGGCTGATGATGGCTATATCATGCGCATATAG
- a CDS encoding DUF2147 domain-containing protein, which produces MVWFDDSDDPSKPMETRIDYNNPDKKLRNRKLIGMSVMEDLEYKPKTNSWENGRIYDAQTGKKWNAAASLVSAGKLKVTGYWHFKFIGRSMIFNRVSS; this is translated from the coding sequence CTGGTTTGGTTTGATGATTCGGATGATCCATCCAAGCCTATGGAAACACGTATTGATTATAATAATCCCGACAAAAAGCTGCGTAACCGCAAGCTGATAGGCATGAGTGTAATGGAAGACCTCGAGTACAAACCCAAAACCAACAGTTGGGAAAACGGCCGTATTTACGACGCGCAAACCGGCAAAAAATGGAATGCAGCAGCCTCGCTCGTTTCAGCTGGAAAATTAAAAGTTACCGGATATTGGCACTTTAAATTTATTGGCCGCAGCATGATTTTTAACCGGGTATCATCATAA